The Oncorhynchus clarkii lewisi isolate Uvic-CL-2024 chromosome 29, UVic_Ocla_1.0, whole genome shotgun sequence genome contains a region encoding:
- the LOC139388513 gene encoding alpha-N-acetylgalactosaminide alpha-2,6-sialyltransferase 6-like isoform X1, with translation MGLRLVDKQGQQSQKMVIFGAIFLLMTLLILYSSNSGNDISPLYSPFRASAPHHAIKVTDLKKWAGKEGYVAVYGNKNMTLHCHHCALVTSSSHVLGSGAGPEIDHTQCVIRMNDAPTTGFERDVGNRTTLRVVAHSSVFRVVRRPTEFLNHTDHKANSAVIFWGPPTKIGREAKGTLYRLIQRVSMTYSNLSSFTITPSKMHKFDTLFQKETGRDRAKSQSWLSTGWFTMVIAIEMCDNIKVYGMVPPSHCGSMAKTFGSKRCTVKQRGEHSTVCGKKPQPKKMPYHYYKPRGPEECVTYLQNEKGRKGPHHRFITEKQVFAHWAKQYNITFTHPTW, from the exons ATGGGGCTGAGGCTAGTTGACAAG CAAGGGCAGCAGAGCCAGAAGATGGTGATCTTCGGAGCCATCTTCCTCCTTATGACCCTCCTCATCCTCTATAGCTCCAACAGTGGCAACGACATCAGCCCCTTATACAGTCCCTTCAGGGCGTCAGCGCCTCATCACGCCATCAAAGTCACCGATCTCAAGAAATGGGCAGGGAAGGAGGGCTATGTTGCTGTCTATGGAAACAAG AATATGACCCTGCACTGCCACCACTGTGCTCTGGTGACCAGCTCCAGCCACGTACTGGGCAGCGGGGCCGGACCGGAAATCGACCATACCCAGTGCGTGATCCGCATGAACGACGCCCCCACCACAGGGTTCGAGCGTGACGTGGGCAATCGGACCACTCTCAGAGTGGTGGCCCACTCCAGCGTGTTCAGGGTGGTCAGGCGGCCCACCGAGTTTCTCAACCACACGGATCATAAAGCAAACTCTGCGGTCATATTCTGGGGACCGCCCACCAAGATTGGGAGAGAGGCTAAAGGAACGCTGTACCGTCTGATCCAGAGAGTGAGCATGACCTACAGTAACCTGTCCAGCTTCACAATCACGCCCAGCAAGATGCACAAGTTTGATACACTCTTTCAGAAAGAGACTGGGCGAGACAG AGCGAAGTCTCAGTCCTGGTTGAGCACTGGCTGGTTCACCATGGTGATCGCCATAGAGATGTGTGACAATATTAAAGTGTACGGGATGGTTCCACCCAGTCACTGTGG AAGCATGGCGAAGACTTTTGGGTCGAAACGTTGCACTGTAAAACAGCGAGGGGAGCATTCGACAGTGTGCGG AAAAAAGCCCCAGCCCAAGAAGATGCCCTACCACTACTACAAGCCCAGGGGCCCAGAAGAGTGTGTCACCTACCTGCAGAACGAGAAGGGCCGAAAGGGACCCCACCATCGGTTCATCACGGAGAAACAGGTGTTCGCACACTGGGCCAAGCAGTATAATATCACCTTCACTCACCCCACATGGTGA
- the LOC139388513 gene encoding alpha-N-acetylgalactosaminide alpha-2,6-sialyltransferase 6-like isoform X2: protein MGLRLVDKQGQQSQKMVIFGAIFLLMTLLILYSSNSGNDISPLYSPFRASAPHHAIKVTDLKKWAGKEGYVAVYGNKNMTLHCHHCALVTSSSHVLGSGAGPEIDHTQCVIRMNDAPTTGFERDVGNRTTLRVVAHSSVFRVVRRPTEFLNHTDHKANSAVIFWGPPTKIGREAKGTLYRLIQRVSMTYSNLSSFTITPSKMHKFDTLFQKETGRDRAKSQSWLSTGWFTMVIAIEMCDNIKVYGMVPPSHCGMAKTFGSKRCTVKQRGEHSTVCGKKPQPKKMPYHYYKPRGPEECVTYLQNEKGRKGPHHRFITEKQVFAHWAKQYNITFTHPTW from the exons ATGGGGCTGAGGCTAGTTGACAAG CAAGGGCAGCAGAGCCAGAAGATGGTGATCTTCGGAGCCATCTTCCTCCTTATGACCCTCCTCATCCTCTATAGCTCCAACAGTGGCAACGACATCAGCCCCTTATACAGTCCCTTCAGGGCGTCAGCGCCTCATCACGCCATCAAAGTCACCGATCTCAAGAAATGGGCAGGGAAGGAGGGCTATGTTGCTGTCTATGGAAACAAG AATATGACCCTGCACTGCCACCACTGTGCTCTGGTGACCAGCTCCAGCCACGTACTGGGCAGCGGGGCCGGACCGGAAATCGACCATACCCAGTGCGTGATCCGCATGAACGACGCCCCCACCACAGGGTTCGAGCGTGACGTGGGCAATCGGACCACTCTCAGAGTGGTGGCCCACTCCAGCGTGTTCAGGGTGGTCAGGCGGCCCACCGAGTTTCTCAACCACACGGATCATAAAGCAAACTCTGCGGTCATATTCTGGGGACCGCCCACCAAGATTGGGAGAGAGGCTAAAGGAACGCTGTACCGTCTGATCCAGAGAGTGAGCATGACCTACAGTAACCTGTCCAGCTTCACAATCACGCCCAGCAAGATGCACAAGTTTGATACACTCTTTCAGAAAGAGACTGGGCGAGACAG AGCGAAGTCTCAGTCCTGGTTGAGCACTGGCTGGTTCACCATGGTGATCGCCATAGAGATGTGTGACAATATTAAAGTGTACGGGATGGTTCCACCCAGTCACTGTGG CATGGCGAAGACTTTTGGGTCGAAACGTTGCACTGTAAAACAGCGAGGGGAGCATTCGACAGTGTGCGG AAAAAAGCCCCAGCCCAAGAAGATGCCCTACCACTACTACAAGCCCAGGGGCCCAGAAGAGTGTGTCACCTACCTGCAGAACGAGAAGGGCCGAAAGGGACCCCACCATCGGTTCATCACGGAGAAACAGGTGTTCGCACACTGGGCCAAGCAGTATAATATCACCTTCACTCACCCCACATGGTGA
- the LOC139388513 gene encoding alpha-N-acetylgalactosaminide alpha-2,6-sialyltransferase 6-like isoform X3 codes for MGLRLVDKQGQQSQKMVIFGAIFLLMTLLILYSSNSGNDISPLYSPFRASAPHHAIKVTDLKKWAGKEGYVAVYGNKNMTLHCHHCALVTSSSHVLGSGAGPEIDHTQCVIRMNDAPTTGFERDVGNRTTLRVVAHSSVFRVVRRPTEFLNHTDHKANSAVIFWGPPTKIGREAKGTLYRLIQRVSMTYSNLSSFTITPSKMHKFDTLFQKETGRDRAKSQSWLSTGWFTMVIAIEMCDNIKVYGMVPPSHCGKKPQPKKMPYHYYKPRGPEECVTYLQNEKGRKGPHHRFITEKQVFAHWAKQYNITFTHPTW; via the exons ATGGGGCTGAGGCTAGTTGACAAG CAAGGGCAGCAGAGCCAGAAGATGGTGATCTTCGGAGCCATCTTCCTCCTTATGACCCTCCTCATCCTCTATAGCTCCAACAGTGGCAACGACATCAGCCCCTTATACAGTCCCTTCAGGGCGTCAGCGCCTCATCACGCCATCAAAGTCACCGATCTCAAGAAATGGGCAGGGAAGGAGGGCTATGTTGCTGTCTATGGAAACAAG AATATGACCCTGCACTGCCACCACTGTGCTCTGGTGACCAGCTCCAGCCACGTACTGGGCAGCGGGGCCGGACCGGAAATCGACCATACCCAGTGCGTGATCCGCATGAACGACGCCCCCACCACAGGGTTCGAGCGTGACGTGGGCAATCGGACCACTCTCAGAGTGGTGGCCCACTCCAGCGTGTTCAGGGTGGTCAGGCGGCCCACCGAGTTTCTCAACCACACGGATCATAAAGCAAACTCTGCGGTCATATTCTGGGGACCGCCCACCAAGATTGGGAGAGAGGCTAAAGGAACGCTGTACCGTCTGATCCAGAGAGTGAGCATGACCTACAGTAACCTGTCCAGCTTCACAATCACGCCCAGCAAGATGCACAAGTTTGATACACTCTTTCAGAAAGAGACTGGGCGAGACAG AGCGAAGTCTCAGTCCTGGTTGAGCACTGGCTGGTTCACCATGGTGATCGCCATAGAGATGTGTGACAATATTAAAGTGTACGGGATGGTTCCACCCAGTCACTGTGG AAAAAAGCCCCAGCCCAAGAAGATGCCCTACCACTACTACAAGCCCAGGGGCCCAGAAGAGTGTGTCACCTACCTGCAGAACGAGAAGGGCCGAAAGGGACCCCACCATCGGTTCATCACGGAGAAACAGGTGTTCGCACACTGGGCCAAGCAGTATAATATCACCTTCACTCACCCCACATGGTGA